A single window of uncultured Methanospirillum sp. DNA harbors:
- a CDS encoding iron ABC transporter permease, whose amino-acid sequence MQKKRSFAEIQILNFNINNIYKIKCIFLILILIFLLGLTIYVIILGAYHISVSEVWTIIAHHITGNNPETVIEPLHDAIVWKIRIPRILLALMVGGALSVSGAVFQGCLRNPLVDPYILGVSSGAAFGAALGIVFPTEFFSIQILAFAFGSLAVVLAYVLATSKSETPIVSLILSGVIIGSIFAALVSLMKYLADATALREIVFWLMGGFYYAGWSDVELLWPCALVMVIIAWVLSWKINVLSMGDEEARALGVHPEKYKLVLISVATFLTAISVSLVGIIAWVGLMVPHATRIIFGPDNRFVIPASFMVGGIYMIICDTVARCLTSSEIPVGIITSLLGAPYLCYLLRNKGKYIFG is encoded by the coding sequence ATGCAAAAAAAACGTTCTTTCGCAGAAATTCAAATCCTTAATTTTAATATAAATAATATTTATAAAATCAAATGCATTTTTCTTATTTTAATTTTAATTTTCCTTTTAGGGCTTACAATCTATGTTATAATACTTGGAGCATATCATATATCTGTCAGCGAAGTCTGGACTATTATTGCTCACCATATTACTGGGAATAACCCTGAAACAGTAATTGAGCCACTACATGATGCTATAGTCTGGAAGATCCGGATCCCACGTATTCTTCTGGCTTTAATGGTGGGTGGGGCTCTTTCGGTATCTGGGGCTGTATTTCAGGGATGTCTCCGCAATCCACTTGTTGATCCGTATATTCTTGGAGTATCATCAGGAGCTGCATTTGGAGCAGCACTTGGGATTGTATTTCCAACTGAGTTTTTTTCGATTCAGATACTTGCCTTTGCCTTTGGAAGTCTGGCTGTTGTTTTGGCATATGTTCTCGCAACATCTAAGAGTGAGACACCTATTGTTTCTCTCATTCTATCCGGAGTAATTATTGGATCAATCTTTGCTGCACTTGTCTCTCTCATGAAATACCTCGCTGATGCAACGGCACTTCGTGAGATCGTCTTTTGGCTGATGGGTGGGTTTTACTATGCCGGGTGGAGTGATGTAGAATTACTCTGGCCATGTGCTCTTGTAATGGTGATAATCGCCTGGGTATTGAGTTGGAAGATAAATGTTCTCTCAATGGGAGATGAGGAAGCACGGGCTCTTGGGGTTCATCCAGAAAAATATAAACTCGTTCTCATCTCAGTTGCGACATTCTTAACTGCCATTTCAGTCTCTCTTGTTGGCATTATTGCATGGGTCGGTTTGATGGTTCCCCATGCAACTCGAATTATTTTTGGTCCGGATAACCGGTTTGTAATCCCGGCTTCGTTTATGGTCGGTGGTATTTACATGATTATCTGTGATACCGTTGCCCGTTGCCTTACGAGTTCAGAGATACCTGTTGGAATTATCACTTCTCTTCTTGGAGCTCCCTATCTCTGCTATCTTCTGAGAAACAAAGGAAAATACATCTTTGGATAA
- a CDS encoding class I SAM-dependent methyltransferase codes for MSSEFIDWNVTWNHKRELCQSARNNIGNREYGNSLEWAHEFVQYSKDNPDRIEKMLSSLPITSATKILDIGSGPGSITIPAAKIASHVTAVEPASGMATVLLERARTENVDKKITVIQKKWEDIDPDSDLFLQYDLVVAANSLDMKDISVAIDKMIRVCSGEIWLYWFAGPTTIEIHYKKLWPLLFNRPFPEGPKSDIIFQVLYNKGIYPDISFERTELVQSYNTIDEAVEKMRTKIGCNPDYDDTIKWYLSTVLIQQKGVFIDKTVNTRAIFKWKVNST; via the coding sequence ATGTCATCCGAATTTATTGATTGGAATGTAACGTGGAATCATAAACGTGAATTATGCCAATCAGCAAGAAATAACATAGGGAATCGGGAATATGGGAACTCACTGGAATGGGCACATGAATTTGTCCAATATTCTAAAGATAACCCTGATCGAATTGAAAAAATGTTATCAAGTCTTCCAATCACAAGCGCCACTAAAATACTGGATATCGGTTCAGGTCCTGGATCAATTACAATACCGGCAGCAAAGATTGCATCTCATGTTACCGCTGTCGAACCAGCATCAGGAATGGCAACCGTCCTTCTTGAACGAGCCAGGACAGAGAATGTTGATAAAAAAATAACTGTAATTCAAAAAAAATGGGAGGATATCGATCCTGATTCTGATCTTTTTCTCCAATATGACCTTGTTGTTGCTGCAAATTCTCTCGATATGAAGGATATCAGTGTTGCAATTGACAAAATGATCAGGGTCTGCTCCGGTGAAATTTGGTTATATTGGTTTGCAGGGCCTACAACAATAGAGATTCATTATAAAAAACTGTGGCCCCTATTATTTAACCGCCCATTTCCTGAAGGACCAAAATCGGATATCATCTTTCAGGTTTTGTATAACAAAGGAATATATCCTGATATTTCATTTGAAAGAACTGAGTTAGTTCAATCCTATAATACGATAGATGAAGCTGTTGAAAAAATGAGGACAAAAATTGGTTGTAATCCCGATTATGATGATACAATTAAATGGTACTTATCTACTGTATTAATTCAGCAAAAGGGAGTATTTATCGATAAAACGGTTAACACGCGTGCAATTTTTAAGTGGAAAGTAAATTCCACATAG
- a CDS encoding ABC transporter ATP-binding protein gives MSQSRAYIRLFSVLKPQMPILSAGVISEILKYGVTLWIGLLGVNLLRMARSGEPAQLLIPIGVLMLVLAVFRGICGYLSPYLCHVGAYRLLADLRDQFYRTIEPLAPAALMQRRTGDIVSVAGNNVETLELFFAHTIAPMVTAVVIPLLVFFSLLSIHPMTAALYLILSCLIVNLPRVALLLNEKRGEDLREMLGSINAFLIDSVQGIREILAFSRSTSRFDQVMGLNDQYQEEYGVYVKKNGIITSSFILILSGGVILMLGVSSILVSRGEIDPLSLPIIVLFTSVGFSSMANIVDISKQFSLTFAGAKRLYDLMDLTPPVIESLHPEDPESLEPSILVESVSFRYSESEPPVLHDISFTVPEGKTVALVGMTGAGKTTISHLIMRFWDPQTGQVRIGGYNIQKLSFSLLRDMVAMVTQDIFLLNTSILENIRLGRADATNEEVIEAARIARIHMFVVSLPKGYDTLVGERGVRLSGGERQRIAIARAVLKNAPILIMDEATSALDTCTELEIREALHELSSGRTVLIIAHRLSTIIHADQILVLKEGRIVERGTHTELLNKNGVYASLISAQEI, from the coding sequence ATGAGTCAGAGTCGTGCTTATATCCGGCTTTTTTCGGTTCTCAAACCGCAGATGCCCATCCTATCAGCAGGGGTTATTTCTGAGATTCTTAAATATGGCGTTACTCTTTGGATAGGACTTCTCGGTGTGAATCTTCTCAGAATGGCACGGAGTGGAGAACCTGCACAATTATTAATTCCAATCGGAGTTCTCATGCTAGTGTTGGCAGTATTTCGGGGAATCTGTGGATATCTCAGTCCATATCTCTGCCATGTCGGTGCATACCGGTTGCTTGCAGATCTTCGTGATCAGTTTTACCGGACTATCGAACCGCTCGCTCCGGCAGCCCTGATGCAACGACGTACCGGAGATATCGTTTCAGTAGCAGGAAATAACGTCGAGACTCTGGAGTTATTCTTCGCTCATACCATTGCACCGATGGTTACCGCAGTAGTCATTCCTCTTCTTGTCTTCTTCTCACTTCTTTCAATTCATCCGATGACTGCTGCCCTGTACCTGATTCTTTCCTGCTTAATCGTCAATCTTCCCAGAGTGGCACTCCTGCTCAATGAGAAGCGTGGGGAAGACCTGAGAGAGATGCTTGGTTCTATTAACGCGTTCCTTATCGATAGTGTGCAGGGGATCCGGGAGATTCTCGCATTTTCACGATCAACATCACGGTTTGATCAGGTGATGGGACTGAACGATCAGTACCAGGAGGAGTACGGTGTATATGTCAAAAAGAACGGTATTATCACCTCAAGTTTTATTCTGATCCTCTCCGGGGGTGTTATCCTGATGCTTGGTGTCTCTTCAATTCTCGTATCCAGAGGAGAGATTGATCCACTAAGCCTTCCGATCATTGTGTTGTTCACCTCAGTCGGGTTCAGTTCAATGGCAAATATCGTAGATATTTCCAAGCAGTTCAGTCTGACTTTTGCAGGAGCTAAGCGTCTGTATGATCTCATGGATCTTACTCCTCCGGTTATTGAGTCTCTTCATCCTGAAGATCCAGAGTCTCTTGAGCCCTCAATTTTAGTTGAGAGTGTATCATTTCGATACAGTGAGAGTGAACCGCCAGTACTCCATGATATCTCGTTTACGGTCCCGGAGGGGAAGACTGTTGCTCTTGTTGGAATGACTGGTGCAGGGAAAACCACCATCTCTCATCTGATTATGAGATTCTGGGATCCACAAACCGGTCAGGTTCGAATTGGCGGATACAACATTCAGAAGTTATCCTTCTCATTACTCAGGGATATGGTCGCGATGGTAACCCAGGATATTTTTCTGCTCAATACCTCAATCCTTGAAAATATCCGGCTCGGAAGGGCGGATGCAACCAATGAAGAGGTTATTGAAGCTGCCCGGATCGCACGAATCCATATGTTTGTTGTATCACTTCCAAAAGGGTATGACACCCTCGTCGGTGAACGTGGAGTACGACTTTCAGGAGGAGAACGGCAGAGGATTGCAATCGCCAGGGCAGTGCTGAAAAATGCCCCGATCCTGATTATGGATGAAGCAACATCTGCTCTTGACACCTGCACTGAACTTGAGATCCGGGAGGCACTCCATGAGCTCAGTTCCGGCAGAACAGTCCTGATTATTGCACACAGGTTAAGTACGATTATCCACGCTGACCAGATCCTCGTGCTAAAGGAGGGGAGAATAGTCGAACGGGGAACACATACGGAGTTACTTAATAAAAACGGGGTGTATGCATCGTTAATATCTGCTCAGGAGATATAA
- a CDS encoding ABC transporter ATP-binding protein, whose amino-acid sequence MAHEDVPESGAGTQGPFLHRIISLCIDLRLIRLIPGLGRLVTKTFIAALISSAASILILFFVSSFISGIIEGKEPLSMLPSIGGMICMLAIRIVAEVWRERSAHETAGVMKRAIRSRMYAQILKLGPGYTDRNDSGAIAATFVDGTEQLEQYVAYYIPYILLCILVPAVLFAGFAILVDPLTALILLAFVPFVPIMIMLSNKGRRTRRGDVWREYKSLSAFYSESLQGLPTLKLFNQQKARAKEIRIRAERLSRTWVERLRIGLLVSFAADMVPYLGYGSALLYVCIRLSEGTMTTYQVMLVLLLGSVFYEHVIHLGQYYHNSVNAKTTINAVVSLIEMKPSISDPESPISVKPPLRQSIQFSNVSFGYEPERPVLKNCSFSIHEGEMVALVGASGVGKSTVVDLLFRYYDPDSGGIEVSGLPIRDIPLEVLRQQLSLVSQDTYLFYDTIRSNLLFGCQNATDEEIQTALTISRLDSFIQSLPEGLETMTGERGLRLSGGERQRIAIARAVLKGAPILILDEPTASVDAESERHIRMALKNLLSGRTVLVIAHRLSTIRDASRILVMDSGSIVESGTHEDLMQANGRYAALVRAQECAGGAEYSGDQGGII is encoded by the coding sequence ATGGCACACGAGGATGTTCCTGAATCCGGAGCAGGTACACAGGGCCCGTTTCTCCACCGTATCATCTCGCTCTGTATCGATCTCAGACTCATTCGTCTTATCCCGGGTCTTGGCCGACTGGTAACTAAAACCTTTATTGCTGCACTTATCAGTTCAGCAGCATCTATTCTCATTCTCTTCTTTGTCAGTTCATTTATTTCAGGGATAATCGAAGGAAAAGAGCCCCTCTCCATGCTCCCCTCAATCGGAGGAATGATCTGTATGCTTGCTATCAGGATTGTGGCTGAGGTCTGGCGTGAACGATCTGCGCATGAGACTGCCGGTGTGATGAAACGGGCTATCAGATCCAGAATGTACGCCCAGATTCTTAAACTCGGACCCGGATACACAGACCGTAACGATTCCGGAGCTATCGCTGCAACATTTGTGGACGGAACAGAACAACTCGAACAGTACGTAGCATATTATATCCCATACATTCTTCTCTGCATTCTTGTTCCTGCTGTTCTTTTTGCAGGGTTTGCAATCCTCGTTGATCCACTTACTGCCTTAATTCTCCTCGCCTTTGTTCCCTTTGTTCCGATCATGATCATGCTCTCCAATAAAGGGAGACGGACACGTCGGGGAGACGTCTGGCGCGAGTACAAAAGCCTGAGTGCATTTTATTCTGAAAGTCTGCAGGGACTGCCAACTCTGAAACTCTTTAATCAGCAGAAGGCACGAGCAAAAGAGATCAGGATACGGGCTGAACGACTCAGCAGAACTTGGGTAGAGCGACTTCGCATCGGATTACTGGTCAGTTTTGCTGCTGATATGGTCCCGTATCTGGGATATGGATCAGCCCTGCTCTATGTCTGTATCAGGCTGAGTGAGGGGACCATGACAACATACCAGGTTATGCTTGTTCTTCTCCTTGGTTCTGTCTTTTACGAGCATGTGATCCATCTCGGCCAGTATTATCACAACAGTGTCAATGCAAAAACTACGATAAATGCTGTTGTATCCCTCATCGAGATGAAACCATCAATCTCTGATCCTGAATCTCCGATTTCTGTGAAACCGCCGCTCAGACAGTCCATTCAATTCTCTAATGTCTCGTTTGGGTACGAACCTGAACGGCCGGTCCTTAAGAACTGTTCTTTTTCAATTCATGAAGGTGAGATGGTTGCGTTGGTCGGTGCATCAGGAGTAGGAAAGAGTACTGTTGTCGATCTGCTCTTCAGATACTACGATCCTGACAGCGGAGGTATCGAGGTGTCAGGTCTTCCTATTCGTGATATTCCACTTGAGGTCCTGAGACAGCAACTCTCATTGGTATCGCAGGATACGTATCTCTTTTATGATACAATCAGAAGCAATCTCCTCTTTGGTTGTCAAAATGCAACTGATGAGGAGATACAGACAGCCCTTACGATATCCCGGCTCGATTCATTTATCCAATCGCTTCCAGAAGGTCTTGAAACGATGACCGGGGAGAGAGGCCTAAGGTTATCTGGAGGAGAACGTCAACGGATTGCCATCGCACGTGCAGTCCTTAAAGGCGCACCGATTCTTATTCTCGATGAGCCGACGGCGAGCGTGGATGCAGAGAGTGAACGACATATCAGAATGGCTCTAAAAAACCTTCTTTCAGGAAGAACAGTGCTCGTGATTGCACACCGGCTCTCAACGATCAGGGACGCCTCACGTATCCTGGTGATGGATTCTGGGTCTATTGTTGAGTCAGGAACTCATGAGGATCTCATGCAGGCAAATGGTCGATATGCTGCTCTTGTACGGGCTCAGGAATGTGCAGGTGGAGCCGAATATTCAGGAGATCAGGGAGGGATTATATGA
- a CDS encoding ABC transporter ATP-binding protein has protein sequence MVNVDLNKVCFSYPGADILHNVTFSIGPGEMTGLIGPNGSGKSTLIKCIDTILKPKGSILLDGKEVLKMDQVERARTIGLVPQQGTSAMDSTVFETVLMGRRPHSAWRISDEDIDKVSDTLERLGIGDMAMRDFACLSGGQKQMVLLARAICQEPEVLLLDEPTSALDIRHQLEVLEIVNDLVKERQMSAIIALHDLNLGARYTDSMVMLRGGKIFSAGRAEELYTPGMIEEVYGVTAEVISVHGKPHVVPIRPVRTGIYESINTKQSFKEIPA, from the coding sequence ATGGTAAACGTGGATCTCAACAAGGTCTGCTTCAGTTATCCTGGGGCTGACATATTGCATAATGTAACCTTTAGCATCGGACCTGGCGAGATGACCGGGCTTATCGGACCGAATGGATCAGGAAAGAGTACACTCATCAAATGTATTGATACAATTCTGAAGCCCAAAGGCTCGATCCTGCTCGATGGAAAAGAGGTCTTAAAGATGGACCAGGTCGAACGTGCAAGAACAATTGGTCTTGTCCCCCAGCAGGGAACAAGTGCAATGGACTCAACGGTTTTTGAAACTGTTCTGATGGGCAGAAGGCCACATTCAGCCTGGAGAATTAGTGATGAGGATATTGACAAGGTTTCAGATACTCTCGAGCGACTTGGGATCGGAGATATGGCTATGCGTGACTTTGCATGCCTTTCAGGGGGTCAGAAACAGATGGTTCTTCTGGCACGGGCAATCTGCCAGGAGCCGGAAGTTCTTCTGTTAGATGAACCTACCTCTGCCCTTGATATCAGACACCAACTTGAGGTTCTTGAGATTGTAAACGATCTCGTCAAAGAAAGGCAGATGTCTGCTATTATTGCACTTCATGACCTCAACCTTGGAGCTCGATACACAGACTCGATGGTGATGCTGCGGGGCGGAAAGATCTTCTCTGCAGGAAGAGCCGAAGAGCTGTATACTCCTGGCATGATCGAAGAGGTTTATGGAGTAACGGCTGAGGTGATCTCGGTACATGGCAAACCCCATGTTGTTCCGATACGTCCTGTCAGGACCGGCATATATGAATCCATTAACACAAAACAGAGTTTCAAGGAGATCCCTGCCTAA
- a CDS encoding iron ABC transporter permease — translation MGLHKNEHSPGIIEKNGIQAAYQHYHSRKILFLCGISIGIVLLVGIAASFGSYDLTLTEVYTTILAGIFPSLGLPESVASTIIWEIRLPRIAMAIVSGASLGVAGAIMQGVLRNPLAEPFTLGISSAAAMGASLAIIGGLKFFGSYSVVFNAFISAFAATMVIYTIAKSKGMTPESIILAGIAIMFLLDAVTSFTQYLGTAEQVQAVVFWMMGSVSVASWETVGIVFLIAAVSIPYLVLKASDITIIGAGDETAHSLGVNVERVRMRTLVFGALLTASVTAFCGIIGFVGLVSPHITRMIIGGDNRYVIPGSALVGGILLLGADTVARTILAPMILPVGIMTAFVGVPFFMYLFMRKRKELW, via the coding sequence ATGGGTCTACACAAAAACGAACATTCTCCAGGAATTATCGAAAAAAATGGAATTCAGGCTGCATATCAGCACTATCACTCTCGAAAGATTCTATTTCTATGTGGCATATCCATAGGAATTGTTCTTCTTGTGGGCATTGCGGCTTCATTTGGTTCATATGATCTCACATTGACCGAGGTGTACACCACCATCCTTGCAGGAATCTTCCCAAGCCTTGGCCTACCAGAATCAGTTGCAAGCACGATCATCTGGGAGATACGTCTTCCAAGAATTGCAATGGCCATAGTATCAGGTGCCAGTCTTGGGGTAGCCGGCGCCATCATGCAGGGAGTGCTCCGCAACCCACTGGCTGAACCCTTCACTCTTGGGATCTCTTCCGCAGCTGCGATGGGTGCGTCGCTTGCAATTATCGGCGGTCTGAAGTTTTTTGGCTCGTATAGCGTGGTCTTCAACGCATTCATCAGTGCCTTTGCAGCAACGATGGTCATTTACACAATTGCCAAGAGCAAGGGGATGACGCCCGAGTCAATTATTCTCGCTGGTATCGCTATCATGTTCCTGCTTGATGCAGTCACTTCCTTTACTCAGTATCTTGGAACAGCAGAACAGGTTCAGGCGGTTGTCTTCTGGATGATGGGAAGCGTCTCTGTCGCTAGTTGGGAGACAGTCGGAATCGTCTTTCTCATTGCTGCTGTCTCAATTCCGTATCTTGTTCTGAAAGCTTCAGATATCACCATCATCGGAGCCGGGGATGAGACTGCTCACAGCCTCGGCGTAAATGTTGAGCGGGTCAGGATGAGAACACTGGTCTTCGGAGCCCTTCTTACAGCATCAGTTACCGCTTTTTGTGGAATCATCGGGTTCGTCGGGCTGGTCTCTCCTCATATCACCAGGATGATCATTGGTGGAGACAACCGGTATGTGATACCCGGCTCTGCTCTCGTTGGAGGAATCCTACTTCTTGGTGCAGACACCGTAGCAAGAACAATTCTTGCCCCGATGATTCTTCCGGTGGGAATTATGACCGCTTTTGTCGGAGTTCCCTTTTTTATGTACCTGTTCATGCGAAAGAGGAAAGAATTATGGTAA
- a CDS encoding ABC transporter substrate-binding protein produces the protein MKGYSILCGAIIALLALCCLSASASASGMDFTLYIYGNANGDMNIDQQDVDLIEQIAAGKVEQTKLSDANHDGKTDSKDVDQVKAIIDGTAKEMTVQDAFSNAVTVKTPVERLITLDRMIAENAQVIGVGEKIVGIDKNTVNRGVILPEISKVKNLGAAEEPDIEAMVALKPDLVVNNQYFDEEVMKKLQSAGLTPLAMIYHGDIQNSLGYSKMLGYLTGSKDTANEYVDWMGGTLGGIHDKLSDLSQDEKTKVIYLYPRKNGALGSGGNDCPTIKTLQFLGADTMTEDTKDTKGKVMDTASYFEIDPEVVIKKNPQAIVMEDFDEALGYGYTDKAAAQAELERVESRAGFNKVDAVKNNKVYLLDVNIVSHSNCLGALYMAKALYPDKLTDVDPYTIHQEYVTRFLKLPNLDVKKDGIFIYPDIS, from the coding sequence ATGAAAGGATATTCGATCTTATGTGGGGCCATCATTGCATTGTTGGCACTATGTTGCTTAAGTGCGAGTGCATCTGCATCTGGAATGGATTTTACCCTGTACATCTACGGGAATGCAAACGGAGATATGAACATCGATCAACAGGATGTTGATCTGATCGAACAGATTGCAGCAGGAAAAGTAGAACAGACCAAGTTATCTGATGCCAATCATGATGGAAAGACCGACAGCAAGGATGTCGATCAGGTAAAAGCCATCATTGATGGAACAGCAAAGGAGATGACGGTTCAAGATGCCTTTAGCAATGCTGTGACAGTAAAAACACCCGTTGAACGGCTGATCACTCTTGACCGGATGATAGCAGAGAATGCCCAGGTTATCGGTGTTGGAGAGAAGATCGTAGGTATCGATAAAAACACGGTTAATCGTGGAGTTATTCTTCCCGAGATTAGCAAGGTAAAGAACCTTGGTGCAGCTGAAGAGCCTGATATCGAAGCAATGGTTGCATTAAAACCCGATCTCGTGGTTAACAACCAGTACTTTGATGAAGAAGTGATGAAAAAGTTGCAATCCGCAGGCCTGACTCCACTTGCAATGATTTATCATGGAGATATCCAGAACAGCCTCGGCTACTCCAAAATGCTGGGATATCTTACCGGTTCAAAGGATACGGCAAACGAGTACGTAGACTGGATGGGCGGAACCCTTGGAGGTATCCATGACAAACTCTCTGACCTGTCACAGGATGAGAAGACAAAGGTGATCTATCTGTACCCAAGAAAGAACGGGGCTCTTGGTAGCGGTGGAAATGACTGTCCAACGATCAAGACCCTACAGTTCCTCGGTGCTGATACCATGACCGAAGACACGAAGGATACCAAAGGAAAAGTCATGGATACTGCGTCCTACTTTGAGATAGATCCTGAAGTTGTCATCAAGAAGAACCCACAGGCAATTGTGATGGAAGACTTTGATGAAGCTCTTGGGTATGGATATACCGATAAGGCAGCAGCACAGGCAGAACTTGAACGTGTCGAGTCACGAGCAGGGTTTAATAAAGTTGATGCAGTCAAGAATAACAAGGTCTATCTCCTTGATGTTAACATCGTCTCACACAGCAACTGTCTTGGTGCGTTGTACATGGCCAAAGCATTGTATCCTGACAAACTGACTGATGTAGATCCCTATACGATTCATCAGGAGTATGTCACCCGGTTCCTTAAACTGCCAAACCTTGATGTCAAGAAAGATGGGATATTTATTTATCCTGATATCTCCTGA
- a CDS encoding ATP-binding cassette domain-containing protein yields the protein MTEKPVLEVCNLVQNFHINRNFTVKAVSGITFTIGHGEVFGLVGETGSGKSTVARSVIGVNCITSGKILFKGNDISNKAVSHLNKADVQKNIQIIFQDSAASLNPHMTVAQIIGEPLEINHICKNKEELDRIINDNLYLVGLSERYRDKYPGELSGGQRQRVAIARSIAIYPDLIIADEPIGSLDISIQAQIVTLFQELQKKHRFSFLFIAHDLSIVRYISDRIAVMLKGKIVEMADTEEFFANPLHPYTKSLISSVPTPDPRYERTKKILEYDTSTFTGEGEFKEVSNGHFLLN from the coding sequence ATGACAGAAAAACCGGTTCTTGAAGTTTGTAATCTGGTGCAGAACTTTCATATCAACAGAAATTTTACCGTTAAAGCGGTATCCGGCATCACGTTCACAATTGGCCATGGGGAAGTCTTCGGTCTGGTTGGTGAAACCGGTTCTGGGAAATCAACGGTTGCCAGATCAGTTATCGGTGTCAACTGCATCACATCCGGAAAGATACTCTTTAAAGGAAATGATATTTCCAATAAGGCCGTTTCTCACCTCAACAAAGCGGATGTGCAGAAGAATATTCAGATTATCTTTCAGGACTCGGCTGCTTCACTGAACCCTCATATGACAGTTGCACAGATCATTGGTGAACCACTGGAGATTAACCATATCTGTAAAAATAAAGAAGAACTGGACAGAATCATCAACGACAACCTCTACCTGGTCGGTCTTTCTGAAAGATATCGCGATAAATACCCGGGTGAACTTTCTGGAGGACAGCGGCAGCGGGTTGCAATCGCCAGGAGTATTGCAATTTATCCGGATCTCATTATCGCTGATGAACCAATCGGGTCTCTTGATATTTCAATTCAGGCACAGATTGTTACTCTCTTTCAGGAACTTCAGAAAAAGCACCGTTTCTCCTTTCTTTTTATTGCTCATGACCTCTCAATTGTCAGGTACATCAGTGATCGCATTGCAGTCATGCTGAAAGGAAAAATCGTGGAGATGGCCGATACTGAGGAGTTCTTCGCAAATCCGTTGCACCCTTACACAAAGTCATTGATCTCTTCTGTACCGACCCCGGACCCACGTTACGAAAGGACGAAAAAGATCCTTGAGTATGATACCTCAACGTTTACCGGGGAAGGGGAATTTAAAGAAGTCTCCAATGGACATTTTCTCCTAAATTAA
- a CDS encoding ABC transporter ATP-binding protein gives MDPLLQLENLSLSFDTPEGEVQAVRGVNLIVNKGEILAIVGESGCGKTVMCQSVLKLLPGNSRITSGKIIFDGTDITQYSEKKMRELRGTAFSMIFQDPMTTLNPTMPIGKQITEAIHQHRNVSNEGAKSRALELLDLIGIQDPVHRFDHQPHFFSGGMRQRCVLAIALASNPKLIFADEPTTALDVTVQAKILNLLLEIRDKTGVAIVFVSHDLGVVARIADRVAVMYAGKIVEIGTVEEIFYDPRHPYTWGLMQALPSVAKEGHPLKSIPGLPPILLNPPKGDAFAERNEYAMKIDYEKMPPMFQVTSTHFAATWLLDPRAPKIPSPICLRQEIENP, from the coding sequence ATGGACCCTCTTTTACAGCTTGAAAATTTATCCCTGAGCTTTGATACCCCTGAAGGTGAAGTCCAGGCAGTACGCGGTGTGAATCTTATCGTAAATAAAGGTGAGATTCTCGCCATTGTCGGAGAATCCGGCTGCGGAAAAACTGTTATGTGTCAGTCTGTACTGAAACTCCTTCCTGGGAATTCCCGTATCACCTCAGGTAAGATCATTTTTGACGGGACTGACATCACGCAGTATTCCGAGAAAAAAATGCGGGAGCTTCGTGGGACTGCATTTTCGATGATCTTCCAGGACCCGATGACAACGCTGAACCCGACGATGCCCATCGGCAAGCAGATTACCGAAGCAATTCATCAACACCGTAATGTCAGTAATGAGGGGGCTAAATCTCGTGCTCTTGAACTTCTCGACCTCATTGGTATTCAGGATCCGGTTCATCGTTTTGATCATCAACCGCACTTCTTCTCAGGAGGAATGCGCCAGCGCTGTGTACTTGCCATTGCGCTTGCGTCAAACCCTAAACTAATCTTTGCCGATGAACCGACAACAGCCCTTGATGTTACAGTTCAGGCGAAAATACTGAATTTGCTTCTGGAAATACGCGATAAGACCGGGGTTGCAATTGTCTTCGTCTCCCACGATCTCGGTGTTGTTGCTCGGATTGCTGATCGTGTTGCAGTCATGTATGCCGGAAAAATTGTTGAGATAGGGACAGTAGAAGAGATATTTTATGATCCCCGCCATCCCTACACGTGGGGATTGATGCAGGCCCTGCCTTCCGTCGCCAAAGAAGGCCATCCTTTGAAATCTATCCCAGGATTACCACCGATTCTTCTTAATCCTCCCAAAGGGGATGCATTCGCAGAACGAAACGAGTATGCGATGAAGATCGACTATGAGAAGATGCCGCCAATGTTTCAGGTCACTTCGACTCATTTTGCAGCAACCTGGCTACTTGACCCTCGTGCACCTAAAATTCCGTCACCAATTTGCCTGAGACAAGAGATTGAAAACCCATGA